In Microbacterium pumilum, the following proteins share a genomic window:
- a CDS encoding carbohydrate ABC transporter permease, producing the protein MSRILRTTVLVILGLFWLLPVYLLLVNASKNPLTFTSKEAWIPSGDFALVSNIADAMQLSGLSDSIGATLLYAFVSPIIAVLVGAAAGFAIVALRLKRGFLWFVVIFGGTVFPLQMVLLPLFDAYSRVGLYDTHVGMIIVYTAISIPFSAFVMRNFFTGVAHSVFEAAVLDGATTWRIFSRVYLPIASSALVAIFILQATFIWNDLLLGLTLTQSDNVRPIVTTLAGMQSTYGGAQISTVLAAAVLVSLPTVILFLFTQKFFSRGLALGQY; encoded by the coding sequence ATGTCGAGAATCCTCCGCACGACCGTCCTCGTCATCCTGGGTCTCTTCTGGCTGCTGCCGGTCTACCTGCTCCTGGTCAACGCGAGTAAGAACCCGCTGACATTCACGTCGAAAGAGGCATGGATCCCTTCGGGAGACTTCGCGCTCGTCTCCAACATCGCAGACGCCATGCAGCTCTCGGGCCTGAGCGACAGCATCGGCGCCACTCTGCTGTATGCGTTCGTCTCGCCGATCATCGCGGTGCTCGTCGGAGCCGCCGCAGGCTTCGCGATCGTCGCGCTGCGTCTGAAGCGCGGGTTCCTGTGGTTCGTCGTGATCTTCGGCGGCACCGTGTTCCCGCTGCAGATGGTGCTGCTACCGCTGTTCGACGCGTACTCCCGCGTCGGCCTTTACGACACTCACGTGGGCATGATCATCGTGTACACCGCGATCTCCATCCCGTTCTCGGCGTTCGTCATGCGCAACTTCTTCACAGGCGTGGCGCACTCCGTGTTCGAGGCGGCGGTGCTCGACGGCGCGACGACGTGGCGGATCTTCTCCCGGGTCTATCTGCCCATCGCCTCGAGCGCGCTCGTCGCGATCTTCATCCTGCAGGCGACCTTCATCTGGAACGATCTGCTGCTCGGTCTCACACTCACCCAGTCCGACAACGTGCGGCCGATCGTGACGACCCTGGCCGGCATGCAGAGCACGTACGGCGGCGCACAGATCTCAACGGTCCTCGCCGCGGCCGTGCTCGTCTCGCTGCCGACGGTGATCCTGTTCCTGTTCACCCAGAAGTTCTTCTCCCGCGGGCTCGCCCTCGGGCAGTACTAG
- a CDS encoding ROK family protein: MRTVAIDLGGTAVKLGVFESGRLVTHDEFATVEGQIGLDEVAQRVESLLDGERAGAIGIAVPGVVDPQGSSLLAAHGKYAELHDLDLSAWSASRFGCPAVVENDARAALIGEITDGVARGSRDALLIVLGTGIGTAAIVDGRIIRGRRGHGAILGGHITLDLDGPRCPCGNIGCAEALASTWALAADAASGRLTLGRELASRLADPGTIGIRDLVETRHEAESAAILDRYLRTWSAVIVTQCHAFDPDVVIVTGGVMRSADVILPALEARVHADLWSSSFRPPLVTPDDPATSVLRGLAALADDLDSKGRP; this comes from the coding sequence GTGCGCACTGTCGCGATCGACCTCGGCGGCACTGCCGTCAAGCTCGGCGTGTTCGAGTCCGGCCGCCTCGTCACACACGACGAGTTCGCCACCGTTGAGGGCCAGATCGGTCTCGACGAGGTCGCGCAGCGCGTGGAGTCGCTCCTCGACGGCGAGCGTGCCGGCGCGATCGGGATCGCGGTGCCCGGGGTGGTCGACCCGCAGGGCTCGAGCCTGCTGGCCGCACACGGCAAGTATGCCGAGCTGCACGACCTCGACCTGTCGGCCTGGTCCGCCTCCCGCTTCGGCTGCCCGGCCGTCGTCGAGAACGACGCTCGCGCGGCCCTCATCGGCGAGATCACGGACGGTGTCGCACGCGGATCGCGGGATGCGCTGCTGATCGTCCTCGGCACCGGCATCGGCACCGCGGCCATCGTGGACGGCCGGATCATCCGCGGCCGGCGAGGCCACGGTGCGATCCTCGGCGGACACATCACGCTCGACCTCGACGGACCGCGGTGCCCATGCGGCAATATCGGCTGCGCCGAGGCGCTCGCGAGCACATGGGCACTGGCGGCGGATGCGGCATCCGGTCGCCTCACCCTCGGGCGTGAACTCGCCTCGAGACTCGCCGATCCGGGGACCATCGGCATCCGCGATCTCGTCGAGACGCGCCATGAAGCCGAGTCGGCAGCCATTCTGGACCGCTACCTTCGCACCTGGTCCGCGGTCATCGTGACCCAGTGCCACGCTTTCGACCCCGACGTCGTGATCGTCACGGGGGGTGTGATGCGTTCGGCCGACGTGATCCTTCCCGCACTCGAAGCCCGCGTGCACGCCGACCTGTGGTCCTCGTCGTTCCGCCCACCACTCGTCACTCCTGACGACCCCGCCACCTCGGTCCTTCGCGGACTCGCAGCACTCGCCGACGACCTCGACAGCAAAGGACGGCCATGA
- a CDS encoding AAA family ATPase, which produces MLDDDDRDLMRAIARYLEHVNALQQHELLSVRTPLGDLVSAHLAKDAAQVAVVQEPIADHRLVDADIVLDLLTSESAGRLVGVSGGEQRLHSSMAELVSNPHTPFAPGPVDYAERATGPSTTRRVVSMGVRLLAYDGQPLALTQRAASEERGRPTALLEVMGTDPAVVSAFIAQVRSLMIQHSVLRGQVLSFTPTQFGRGDAGATFLPRPEVAASDIILADGVLDEVVRHVVGIGEHRDLLRAAGQHLKRGVLLYGPPGTGKTLTVRHLLATTEGTTVVLLAGSGIHFISAAAEIARTFQPSIVVLEDIDLVAMERHSSPQPLLFEVLEALDGLDGDADVAFVMTTNRVDVLERALAERPGRVDLAVEVPLPERAERERLYRHYSRGLAFSDAALDEAAANTEGVTGSFAKELIRRSVLNAAAAGEEVGDSHLTAALTGLMDSRQHLTRRMLGTDPDASPDPPEDHGFGDFGWFAYSPHG; this is translated from the coding sequence ATGCTGGACGACGATGACCGCGACCTGATGCGGGCGATCGCACGATATCTGGAGCACGTGAACGCATTGCAGCAGCATGAGCTGCTGTCGGTTCGAACGCCGCTCGGCGACCTCGTCAGCGCTCATCTGGCAAAGGATGCCGCGCAGGTCGCGGTGGTGCAGGAGCCTATCGCCGACCACCGGCTCGTCGACGCCGACATCGTGCTGGACCTGCTGACGTCTGAGTCCGCAGGCAGGCTGGTCGGCGTCAGCGGGGGAGAGCAGCGACTCCACAGCAGCATGGCCGAACTGGTCAGCAATCCGCACACCCCATTCGCTCCGGGCCCGGTCGACTACGCCGAGCGCGCGACCGGACCGTCGACGACCCGTCGGGTCGTGTCGATGGGTGTCCGTCTGCTCGCCTACGACGGGCAACCGCTCGCGCTCACCCAGCGCGCGGCATCCGAGGAGAGGGGACGCCCGACTGCGCTTCTCGAGGTGATGGGCACCGACCCCGCGGTCGTCTCGGCGTTCATCGCCCAGGTGCGGTCGCTGATGATCCAGCACAGCGTGCTTCGCGGGCAGGTGCTCTCTTTCACCCCCACCCAATTCGGGCGAGGAGACGCGGGCGCGACGTTCCTCCCGAGACCCGAGGTCGCCGCATCCGACATCATCCTCGCCGACGGGGTGCTCGACGAGGTCGTGCGGCACGTCGTCGGAATCGGGGAGCATCGAGACCTGCTGCGGGCTGCGGGTCAGCACCTGAAGCGCGGTGTGCTGCTGTACGGTCCTCCGGGCACCGGCAAGACCCTGACCGTGCGCCATCTGCTCGCCACCACCGAGGGCACCACCGTCGTACTGCTGGCCGGGTCCGGCATCCATTTCATCAGCGCGGCGGCCGAGATCGCCCGAACGTTCCAGCCGTCCATCGTGGTGCTCGAAGACATCGACCTGGTCGCGATGGAACGACACTCCTCACCGCAACCGCTGCTGTTCGAGGTGCTCGAGGCGCTGGACGGACTCGACGGCGACGCCGACGTCGCCTTCGTGATGACGACCAACCGCGTCGATGTGCTCGAGCGGGCGCTCGCCGAGCGACCTGGCAGGGTGGATCTCGCCGTGGAGGTGCCGCTGCCCGAACGCGCCGAACGCGAGCGGCTGTACCGCCACTACTCCCGAGGCTTGGCGTTCTCGGATGCGGCGCTCGACGAAGCCGCAGCGAACACCGAGGGAGTCACCGGGTCGTTCGCGAAGGAGCTCATCCGTCGGAGCGTGTTGAACGCCGCCGCGGCGGGGGAGGAGGTCGGCGACAGCCACCTCACGGCTGCTCTGACCGGACTGATGGACTCGCGACAGCACCTCACCCGTCGGATGCTCGGCACCGACCCGGACGCATCGCCGGATCCGCCGGAAGACCATGGCTTCGGCGACTTCGGCTGGTTCGCGTACAGTCCTCACGGCTGA
- a CDS encoding sugar ABC transporter permease, with amino-acid sequence MFLVAVLLYLPLLWTTFLSFTEYNGLGDPDWVGIDNYVEMFTDPAFVGSLMNTLLWVAGTLLIPVGVGLALALLTWNLPGGIWLRLPFLIPYAISGIGVGVIWSFILSANGALDQALAVFGVTDPPRWLVDAPLNTVVMILASSWQGVGVNALLFTIGLQSIPKEPLEAARVDGATGFRLFGSILWPMLRPLTAVVVGLSIVASLKTFDIVLSMTKGGPGRASETLALTMYRETFVNSDYGLGSAIAVFLSVVTLIASILYLRQQLSQKHEM; translated from the coding sequence GTGTTCCTGGTAGCCGTCCTCCTCTACCTTCCGCTGCTGTGGACCACGTTCCTCAGCTTCACCGAGTACAACGGCCTCGGCGACCCCGACTGGGTCGGCATCGACAACTACGTCGAGATGTTCACCGATCCGGCGTTCGTCGGCTCGCTGATGAACACCCTGCTGTGGGTGGCCGGCACTCTGCTGATCCCGGTCGGCGTCGGCCTCGCGCTGGCGCTGCTCACCTGGAACCTGCCCGGTGGCATCTGGCTGCGACTGCCGTTCCTCATCCCGTACGCGATCTCGGGGATCGGCGTCGGCGTCATCTGGTCGTTCATCCTCTCCGCCAACGGAGCGCTCGACCAGGCGCTCGCGGTGTTCGGCGTCACCGATCCGCCGCGATGGCTGGTGGATGCCCCCCTCAACACGGTCGTCATGATTCTGGCGTCCTCATGGCAGGGCGTCGGCGTGAACGCCCTCCTGTTCACGATCGGCCTGCAGTCGATCCCGAAGGAGCCGCTCGAGGCCGCCCGCGTCGACGGCGCCACCGGCTTCCGTCTCTTCGGCAGCATCCTCTGGCCGATGCTGCGTCCGCTCACCGCGGTCGTGGTGGGCCTGTCCATCGTCGCCAGCCTGAAGACCTTCGACATCGTGCTTTCGATGACGAAGGGCGGTCCGGGCCGGGCGTCCGAGACGCTCGCCCTCACGATGTACCGCGAGACGTTCGTCAACAGCGACTACGGCCTCGGCTCTGCGATCGCCGTCTTCCTCTCGGTCGTCACGCTGATCGCGTCGATCCTGTACCTCCGCCAGCAGCTCTCCCAGAAGCACGAGATGTGA
- a CDS encoding ABC transporter substrate-binding protein: MKSRRMVGAGIAALATATLLLAGCSGGGGNEGGDAGATTGTLDFYTDKAAWEPDFDELNATSAEAVDITLNTTGYSDAAQYDAFIKQSFRTQKSPGLFTWHTGDSLKQLVDENLVAETTDLWTKAIDEGWATEDLRDEYTFDGKQYCVPMNIAYWVMYYNKNIFEEQGIEEPTTWEELDAAATKLKAAGITPYYQTSILFTFQWFQQLVAGTDPELYKGLSTGDVKYTDPEIVDIMNIWLDEQEKGWFSDAGSTVDPAVGLKQGDFAMINFGSFFNGSLDGAGMVSGEDYDMFVIPAVNADLGTTPVAVESGPICVAENSKQKDLGMAYSEWWMSPDAQTAWNAARGDVAFNPKATVNDPMLSDLGTTVADGSHTLFTRYFEATPTPILTVALEQFGAFNANPGDPMPFLEAIQAEADKYWADQE, encoded by the coding sequence GTGAAGTCACGACGCATGGTCGGAGCCGGCATCGCCGCGCTCGCGACTGCCACGCTGCTGCTGGCCGGCTGCTCGGGCGGCGGCGGCAACGAAGGCGGTGACGCCGGTGCAACGACCGGCACGCTCGATTTCTACACCGACAAGGCGGCATGGGAGCCGGACTTCGACGAGCTGAACGCCACGAGCGCGGAGGCCGTCGACATCACCCTGAACACGACCGGCTACTCGGATGCCGCGCAGTACGACGCGTTCATCAAGCAGTCGTTCCGCACCCAGAAGAGCCCGGGCCTGTTCACCTGGCACACGGGTGACTCGCTGAAGCAGCTCGTCGACGAGAACCTTGTCGCCGAGACCACGGACCTCTGGACGAAGGCCATCGACGAGGGCTGGGCGACCGAGGACCTTCGCGATGAGTACACGTTCGACGGCAAGCAGTACTGCGTGCCCATGAACATCGCGTACTGGGTCATGTACTACAACAAGAACATCTTCGAGGAGCAGGGCATCGAAGAGCCCACCACGTGGGAGGAGCTCGACGCTGCTGCGACCAAGCTCAAGGCCGCCGGCATCACGCCGTATTACCAGACCAGCATCCTGTTCACCTTCCAGTGGTTCCAGCAGCTCGTCGCGGGCACGGATCCCGAGCTGTACAAGGGTCTGTCGACCGGCGACGTGAAGTACACCGACCCCGAGATCGTCGACATCATGAACATCTGGCTCGACGAGCAGGAGAAGGGCTGGTTCAGCGACGCCGGCAGCACGGTCGACCCCGCGGTGGGGCTCAAGCAGGGCGACTTCGCCATGATCAACTTCGGCTCGTTCTTCAACGGCTCGCTGGATGGCGCCGGCATGGTCTCGGGCGAGGACTACGACATGTTCGTGATCCCGGCCGTGAACGCCGACCTCGGCACGACCCCGGTCGCGGTCGAGTCCGGCCCGATCTGCGTCGCCGAGAACTCGAAGCAGAAGGACCTCGGCATGGCGTACTCCGAATGGTGGATGTCGCCCGACGCGCAGACCGCATGGAACGCCGCTCGCGGCGACGTCGCCTTCAACCCCAAGGCCACGGTCAACGATCCGATGCTCTCCGACCTCGGCACCACGGTCGCCGATGGCAGCCACACCCTGTTCACGCGCTACTTCGAGGCGACGCCCACGCCGATCCTCACCGTCGCGCTCGAGCAGTTCGGTGCCTTCAACGCCAACCCCGGCGACCCGATGCCGTTCCTCGAGGCCATTCAGGCCGAAGCGGACAAGTACTGGGCCGACCAGGAGTAA
- a CDS encoding SulP family inorganic anion transporter codes for MAAISNVVPAWMREYKPSWLSADLIAGVTLAAIAIPEVMGYTSIAQTPVITGLYTIIFPTLLFALLGSSRLLVVGADSATAAILAAGLAGIGIAGLSPNTAEWVAWTSLVALVCGVLLILARLLRLGFLGDFLSASVLIGFLTGVGIQVLAGQIPDMLGIPKGTGNWFEQQWHTITHIVDANGWTVAFAAGTLVIIVGCKLISRKIPGAVIAVILSIILSNVLDASSRGVAVIGPVQGGLPPFGLPQGITLTDIPAVMGVALSCFFLIIAQSAATSRSFAMKHSQHVDINRDIVGLAGANIAAGLTGTFVVNGSPTKTEILDEQRGRSQMANITMSVVVLIVVLFLTSYLTNMPVAVLAAIVFMIGLGLVDVKGLRRIRAARVSEFLIACFTAIVVFGWGVEQGIILAIILSIIELVRRAYAPTDFLVSVDKAGDPIYVPATTGAQSLPGLIVFRFDARLFYANASLFVDDIQTLIDGAPTRVRWLVLDCSSIGDIDYSASLNLADLIKALHDEHRVFALAAVDPTFMKDLQAYRTLASFDNAHIYPTVEAAIAAFRASSAANTTEGGQ; via the coding sequence ATGGCCGCGATCTCGAATGTGGTACCGGCGTGGATGCGGGAGTACAAGCCCAGTTGGCTCTCCGCGGACCTGATCGCGGGCGTGACGCTGGCGGCGATCGCGATCCCCGAGGTGATGGGCTACACATCGATCGCGCAGACGCCGGTCATCACGGGGCTCTATACGATCATCTTCCCGACCCTGCTGTTCGCTCTGCTCGGGTCGTCGCGACTGCTCGTTGTCGGTGCGGACTCGGCGACGGCCGCCATCCTTGCGGCGGGACTCGCAGGGATCGGAATCGCCGGGCTGTCGCCGAACACGGCGGAGTGGGTCGCGTGGACGAGCCTGGTCGCGCTGGTGTGCGGCGTCCTACTCATCCTCGCCCGCCTGCTCAGACTGGGATTCCTCGGCGACTTCCTCAGCGCGTCCGTGCTGATCGGCTTTCTCACCGGAGTGGGCATCCAAGTGCTCGCGGGCCAGATCCCAGACATGCTCGGGATTCCCAAGGGCACCGGCAACTGGTTCGAACAGCAGTGGCACACGATCACGCACATCGTGGACGCCAACGGGTGGACTGTCGCGTTCGCCGCCGGGACACTGGTCATCATCGTCGGCTGCAAGCTCATCAGCCGGAAGATCCCGGGTGCCGTGATCGCGGTCATCCTGTCGATCATCCTGTCGAACGTACTCGACGCCTCCAGTCGCGGCGTAGCCGTGATCGGCCCGGTGCAGGGCGGGCTGCCCCCGTTTGGACTGCCACAGGGCATCACCCTCACCGACATCCCCGCCGTCATGGGAGTCGCCCTCTCGTGCTTCTTCCTGATCATCGCGCAGAGCGCGGCCACCTCGCGGAGCTTCGCGATGAAGCACAGCCAGCACGTCGACATCAACCGCGACATCGTCGGACTCGCCGGTGCCAACATCGCGGCTGGCCTCACCGGCACCTTCGTCGTCAACGGGAGTCCGACCAAGACCGAGATCCTCGACGAGCAGCGCGGCCGCAGCCAGATGGCGAACATCACCATGTCGGTGGTGGTGCTGATCGTGGTGCTGTTCCTGACCTCGTACCTCACCAACATGCCCGTCGCGGTGCTCGCGGCGATCGTGTTCATGATCGGCCTCGGTCTGGTGGACGTCAAGGGACTCCGCCGCATCCGCGCGGCGCGCGTGAGCGAGTTCCTGATCGCCTGCTTCACGGCCATCGTCGTGTTCGGCTGGGGGGTGGAGCAGGGCATCATCCTCGCGATCATCCTGTCGATCATCGAGCTGGTTCGCCGGGCGTACGCGCCGACGGATTTCCTCGTCAGCGTCGACAAGGCGGGCGACCCCATCTATGTCCCGGCGACGACCGGCGCGCAGAGCCTGCCGGGGCTCATCGTCTTCCGCTTCGACGCGCGACTGTTCTACGCCAACGCCAGCCTGTTCGTGGACGACATCCAGACGCTCATCGACGGTGCTCCCACACGCGTGCGCTGGCTCGTGCTCGACTGCTCATCGATCGGCGACATCGACTACTCGGCCAGCCTCAACCTCGCCGATCTCATCAAAGCGCTCCACGACGAGCACCGGGTTTTCGCGCTGGCAGCCGTCGACCCCACGTTCATGAAGGACCTGCAGGCGTATCGCACGCTTGCGTCGTTCGACAACGCGCACATCTACCCCACCGTCGAAGCAGCCATCGCGGCGTTCCGTGCCAGCTCGGCGGCGAACACGACTGAAGGTGGGCAATAG
- a CDS encoding GDSL-type esterase/lipase family protein has protein sequence MAPLRDVDLGGVAIRGAVEIERTARRLTPHRLPAWARLQIPDAFMVQTSAESAGIRLAFRTAATTLELDVAARRMAPDAASALPASIWELTSEGRVVAEAAAVAGSRYLFTFEDPSGRVIEGPPSTVRFTSLPAVETEYELWLPFTDAVELLALRADAPVAPPADRTAVKWVHHGSSISHGYRADSTTGTWPVAAALATGADLTNLAFSGSAMLDPFTARTVRDQPADLISLKVGINLVNGDVMRMRAFRPAVDGFLDTLREGHPTAPIVVVSPIFCAPVEDAAGPTVQDPTRSYEWSIAGGTEAQVAEGKLSLGAIRAALADIVVRRRATDPNLHYVDGHDLYGPADAERTPLPDNLHPGPDVQRLIAERFVERVLRPLVWG, from the coding sequence ATGGCTCCGTTGCGTGACGTCGATCTCGGCGGGGTCGCGATCCGCGGCGCCGTCGAGATCGAACGAACCGCACGAAGGTTGACGCCGCACCGCCTCCCGGCGTGGGCGCGCCTGCAGATTCCCGACGCGTTCATGGTCCAGACCTCCGCCGAGAGCGCCGGCATCCGGCTGGCGTTCCGCACCGCGGCGACGACTCTCGAGTTGGATGTGGCAGCCCGCCGGATGGCGCCGGATGCGGCATCCGCTCTTCCGGCGAGCATCTGGGAGCTCACGTCGGAGGGTCGCGTCGTCGCCGAGGCGGCCGCCGTCGCCGGCTCTCGCTATCTGTTCACGTTCGAGGACCCATCGGGGCGGGTCATCGAGGGACCGCCGTCGACTGTGCGCTTCACGTCGCTGCCCGCGGTGGAGACCGAGTACGAGCTCTGGCTGCCGTTCACCGACGCGGTCGAGCTGCTCGCGCTGCGGGCCGACGCACCCGTTGCGCCGCCTGCGGACCGGACCGCGGTGAAGTGGGTGCATCACGGCAGTTCGATCAGCCACGGCTACCGCGCCGACTCGACCACCGGCACCTGGCCGGTCGCTGCCGCGCTCGCGACCGGTGCCGACCTGACGAACCTGGCGTTCTCGGGCAGCGCCATGCTCGACCCGTTCACGGCGAGGACCGTGCGCGACCAGCCCGCCGATCTGATCAGCCTGAAAGTCGGCATCAACCTCGTGAACGGCGATGTGATGCGGATGCGGGCGTTCCGGCCCGCGGTCGATGGGTTTCTCGACACGCTTCGCGAGGGGCACCCGACCGCACCGATCGTCGTGGTCTCGCCGATCTTCTGTGCACCGGTGGAGGATGCGGCGGGCCCGACCGTGCAGGACCCGACACGGTCGTACGAGTGGTCGATCGCCGGCGGGACCGAGGCTCAGGTCGCCGAGGGCAAGCTCTCGCTCGGCGCCATCCGCGCAGCGCTCGCAGACATCGTCGTGCGGCGTCGGGCGACCGACCCGAACCTCCACTATGTCGACGGCCACGACCTCTACGGCCCCGCCGATGCCGAGCGGACGCCGCTGCCCGACAACCTGCATCCCGGCCCCGACGTGCAGCGACTCATCGCGGAACGATTCGTCGAGCGGGTGCTGCGGCCGCTGGTCTGGGGATAG
- a CDS encoding class I mannose-6-phosphate isomerase gives MTTVDPPGIPLEDYMLDDRSSYVKLPTVALPAGSEVLVGDAAWTTAMQIAGTATDHPLIAVDVYPGGDVAAIAARIHEVLPDADVINVEDAAAADIEVIDALIGRNLTDDRVFGVMSHFTLDEFYDADRLADLQLRVSERTRPTVLVGWGADLAASREADALVLVDLARWEIQQRLRAGTPNWRASNGDEDVLRKYKRGFFVEWRTADRHKRTLFDRIDLLVDGNASLDDAGAVRGADFRAALSNATASPFRVVPFFDPGVWGGQWMKSQLDLDPTVHNYAWCFDCVPEENSLLLEAGGRVVEIPAMDLVLSRPRELLGERTFARFGAEFPIRFDFLDTMGGGNLSLQVHPLTEYIRDAFGMAYTQDESYYMLDADDDAVVYLGVKTDVDPAAMLADLRAATDGDHPFDAEKYVNVFPARKHDHFAIPAGTVHCSGANSMVLEISATPYIFTFKLWDWGRVGLDGVPRPVHIDHGAQNIQWDRDTEWVERNLVGQVEELRREPGLVEERTGLHELEFIEVRRHWFEQEAAHDTEGTVNVLNLVEGDEVEVVSPTDAFPPYTIHYAETFIVPAAVGPYVIRRSPNSRSESFGTVKAYVRGTRTSDS, from the coding sequence ATGACGACCGTTGACCCGCCCGGCATTCCGCTCGAGGATTACATGCTCGACGACCGCAGCAGCTACGTGAAGCTGCCCACCGTTGCGCTGCCCGCCGGCAGCGAGGTGCTCGTCGGCGACGCCGCGTGGACCACTGCGATGCAGATCGCCGGTACCGCGACCGACCACCCGCTCATCGCCGTCGACGTGTACCCCGGCGGAGACGTCGCGGCGATCGCCGCCCGCATCCACGAGGTGCTGCCCGACGCCGACGTCATCAACGTCGAGGATGCCGCCGCTGCCGACATCGAGGTGATCGATGCCCTCATCGGGCGCAACCTCACCGACGACCGCGTGTTCGGCGTCATGAGTCACTTCACCCTCGACGAGTTCTACGACGCCGACCGTCTCGCCGATCTGCAGCTGAGGGTTTCGGAGCGCACTCGGCCGACCGTGCTCGTCGGCTGGGGCGCGGATCTCGCGGCGAGTCGCGAAGCGGACGCCCTCGTGCTCGTGGATCTCGCGCGCTGGGAGATCCAGCAGCGCCTGCGCGCCGGAACCCCGAACTGGCGTGCGAGCAACGGCGACGAAGATGTCCTGCGCAAGTACAAGCGCGGGTTCTTCGTGGAGTGGCGCACGGCGGATCGGCACAAGCGGACCCTCTTCGACCGGATCGATCTGCTCGTCGACGGCAATGCGTCTCTCGACGACGCAGGTGCGGTGCGCGGCGCGGATTTCCGTGCAGCACTCTCCAACGCGACAGCGTCGCCATTCCGCGTCGTGCCCTTCTTCGACCCCGGCGTCTGGGGCGGGCAGTGGATGAAGAGCCAGCTCGACCTCGACCCCACGGTCCACAACTACGCGTGGTGCTTCGACTGCGTGCCCGAGGAGAACTCGCTGCTGCTCGAGGCAGGCGGCCGGGTCGTCGAGATCCCGGCGATGGACCTCGTCCTCAGCAGGCCGCGCGAGCTCCTCGGCGAGCGCACGTTCGCGCGTTTCGGGGCAGAGTTCCCGATCCGCTTCGACTTCCTCGACACGATGGGCGGTGGCAACCTGTCGCTGCAGGTGCATCCGCTCACGGAGTACATCCGCGACGCGTTCGGCATGGCCTACACGCAGGACGAGAGCTACTACATGCTCGACGCGGACGATGATGCCGTCGTGTACCTCGGAGTCAAGACGGATGTCGATCCGGCAGCGATGCTCGCAGATCTACGTGCCGCGACCGACGGTGATCATCCCTTCGATGCCGAGAAGTACGTGAACGTCTTCCCGGCGCGCAAGCACGATCACTTCGCCATCCCCGCGGGCACCGTGCACTGCTCCGGTGCGAACTCGATGGTGCTCGAGATCTCGGCGACGCCCTACATCTTCACTTTCAAGCTCTGGGACTGGGGCCGTGTCGGTCTCGACGGAGTCCCGCGCCCGGTGCACATCGACCACGGCGCGCAGAACATCCAGTGGGATCGCGACACCGAGTGGGTCGAGCGCAATCTGGTCGGCCAGGTCGAAGAGTTGCGCCGCGAGCCCGGACTGGTCGAGGAGCGCACCGGCTTGCACGAGCTCGAGTTCATCGAGGTCCGCCGGCACTGGTTCGAGCAGGAGGCAGCCCACGACACGGAGGGCACCGTCAATGTGCTCAATCTGGTCGAGGGCGACGAGGTCGAGGTCGTCAGCCCCACCGACGCGTTCCCGCCGTACACGATCCACTACGCAGAGACCTTCATCGTCCCTGCGGCAGTCGGTCCCTACGTCATCCGCCGTTCACCGAACTCCCGGAGCGAAAGCTTCGGGACCGTGAAGGCGTACGTCCGCGGAACGCGCACCAGCGACAGCTGA